A stretch of Alligator mississippiensis isolate rAllMis1 chromosome 14, rAllMis1, whole genome shotgun sequence DNA encodes these proteins:
- the NUAK2 gene encoding NUAK family SNF1-like kinase 2 isoform X1, translating into MEPGPGPGPGLLPAGLLQSPRPVMKKQAVKRHHHKHNLRHRYEFLQALGRGTYGKVKAARERSGRLVAIKSIRKDKIKDEQDLVHIRREIEIMSSLNHPHIIAIHEVFENNNKIVIVMEYASKGDLYDYISERQRLTEQEARHFFRQVVSAIYYCHKNGIVHRDLKLENILLDANGNIKIADFGLSNVYQQDKFLQTFCGSPLYASPEIVNGRPYKGPEVDSWSLGVLLYILVHGTMPFDGQDYKTLVKQITSGDYREPTKLSDASGLIRWMLMVNPERRATIEDIASHWWVNWGYKVPIGEQESMRENESPLATVADWLRRSSRPLLENSSKVRSFFKQHIPGVTLERQRSLKKSKKENDVSHALQEVAAVPDNPSKSILKRPKGILKKRGVCEQKAQAPIPQPVADDARSEEGEMQTADLVHILSSRTLACRVDGGTPAPVPKKGILKKSQKRESGYYSSPEHCESEEVLDSEALDLNADVFSSPSPGRNPEGLPLRRKGILKHNGKYSSCGTEPDSRLIKAFGSFSEAPLPKLPLGSRAHPSSAVSEDSILSTESFEQLDLPDRMPDSGSSMRGCVSVDNLLRLEETAEESGHRLRRWTVTHCQSPLGESCFSLADCENVTEVYKRAVGISMKLS; encoded by the exons ATGGAGCCCGGcccgggccccggccccgggctcctGCCCGCCGGGCTGCTGCAGTCGCCGCGGCCCGTGATGAAGAAGCAGGCAGTGAAGCGGCACCACCATAAGCACAACCTGCGGCACCGCTATGAGTTCCTGCAGGCGCTGGGACGGGGCACGTACGGCAAGGTCAAGGCGGCGCGCGAGCGCTCCGGGAGGCTG GTTGCTATCAAATCGATCCGGAAAGACAAAATTAAGGATGAGCAGGATCTTGTCCACATCCGGAGGGAGATCGAGATCATGTCCTCCCTTAATCACCCCCACATCATTGCTATCCATGAAG TGTTTGAAAACAACAACAAGATTGTCATTGTGATGGAGTATGCCAGCAAAGGAGACCTGTACGACTACATCAGCGAGCGGCAGAGGCTGACGGAGCAGGAGGCACGGCACTTCTTCAGGCAGGTTGTGTCTGCCATCTACTACTGTCACAAG AATGGGATTGTTCACAGAGACCTGAAGCTGGAAAACATCCTTCTTGATGCCAATGGCAACATTAAG ATAGCAGACTTTGGTCTGTCTAATGTCTACCAGCAAGACAAATTCCTGCAGACCTTCTGTGGCAGCCCTCTGTACGCATCCCCTGAAATCGTCAATGGGCGGCCGTATAAAGGACCAGAG GTTGACAGCTGGTCCCTTGGCGTTCTCCTCTACATCTTGGTCCATGGAACGATGCCTTTTGATGGACAAGACTACAAGACCCTGGTCAAGCAGATCACCAGTGGGGACTACAGAGAGCCCACCAAGCTATCGG ATGCCAGCGGCCTGATCCGATGGATGCTAATGGTGAACCCAGAGCGCAGAGCCACCATCGAGGACATTGCTAGCCACTGGTGGGTGAACTGGGGCTACAAGGTGCCCATCGGGGAGCAGGAGTCGATGCGGGAGAACGAGTCCCCGCTGGCCACGGTGGCAGACTGGCTCCGGCGCTCCTCCCGGCCTTTGCTCGAGAACAGCTCCAAGGTGCGCTCCTTCTTCAAGCAGCACATCCCTGGCGTCACACTGGAGAGGCAGCGCTCGCTCAAGAAGTCCAAGAAGGAGAACGATGTCTCCCATGCGCTGCAGGAGGTAGCTGCAGTCCCCGACAACCCCTCCAAGTCCATCCTGAAGAGGCCGAAGGGGATCCTGAAGAAAAGGGGTGTCTGTGAACAGAAAGCCCAGGCCCCCATCCCTCAACCAGTGGCTGATGATGCAAGGAGTGAAGAAGGCGAGATGCAGACTGCGGACCTGGTTCATATCCTTTCCTCCAGGACACTTGCCTGCAGAGTGGACGGTGGTACGCCTGCACCGGTGCCCAAGAAGGGAATCCTCAAGAAATCCCAGAAACGTGAGTCTGGGTATTactcttccccagagcactgtgaatCGGAGGAGGTCTTGGACTCGGAGGCCTTGGACCTCAATGCTGATGTCTTCAGCAGTCCCTCTCCTGGCCGTAACCCCGAGGGCCTGCCCCTGCGGAGAAAGGGTATCCTAAAGCACAATGGGAAATACTCTtcctgtggcacagagccagacAGCCGCCTTATCAAGGCCTTTGGGTCCTTTAGTGAGGCACCTCTTCCCAAGCTCCCGCTGGGGTCCCGAGCCCACCCATCCAGTGCCGTGAGCGAGGACAGCATCCTCTCCACGGAGTCCTTTGAGCAACTGGACCTGCCTGACAGGATGccggacagtggcagcagcatgcgtGGCTGCGTCTCTGTGGACAACCTCCTCCGGCTGGAGGAGACGGCGGAGGAGTCGGGGCACAGACTGCGCCGCTGGACGGTGACGCACTGCCAGAGCCCCCTCGGGGAAAGCTGCTTCTCCTTGGCGGACTGTGAGAACGTCACCGAGGTCTACAAGCGGGCTGTGGGCATCAGCATGAAGCTCAGCTGA
- the NUAK2 gene encoding NUAK family SNF1-like kinase 2 isoform X2 — protein MSSLNHPHIIAIHEVFENNNKIVIVMEYASKGDLYDYISERQRLTEQEARHFFRQVVSAIYYCHKNGIVHRDLKLENILLDANGNIKIADFGLSNVYQQDKFLQTFCGSPLYASPEIVNGRPYKGPEVDSWSLGVLLYILVHGTMPFDGQDYKTLVKQITSGDYREPTKLSDASGLIRWMLMVNPERRATIEDIASHWWVNWGYKVPIGEQESMRENESPLATVADWLRRSSRPLLENSSKVRSFFKQHIPGVTLERQRSLKKSKKENDVSHALQEVAAVPDNPSKSILKRPKGILKKRGVCEQKAQAPIPQPVADDARSEEGEMQTADLVHILSSRTLACRVDGGTPAPVPKKGILKKSQKRESGYYSSPEHCESEEVLDSEALDLNADVFSSPSPGRNPEGLPLRRKGILKHNGKYSSCGTEPDSRLIKAFGSFSEAPLPKLPLGSRAHPSSAVSEDSILSTESFEQLDLPDRMPDSGSSMRGCVSVDNLLRLEETAEESGHRLRRWTVTHCQSPLGESCFSLADCENVTEVYKRAVGISMKLS, from the exons ATGTCCTCCCTTAATCACCCCCACATCATTGCTATCCATGAAG TGTTTGAAAACAACAACAAGATTGTCATTGTGATGGAGTATGCCAGCAAAGGAGACCTGTACGACTACATCAGCGAGCGGCAGAGGCTGACGGAGCAGGAGGCACGGCACTTCTTCAGGCAGGTTGTGTCTGCCATCTACTACTGTCACAAG AATGGGATTGTTCACAGAGACCTGAAGCTGGAAAACATCCTTCTTGATGCCAATGGCAACATTAAG ATAGCAGACTTTGGTCTGTCTAATGTCTACCAGCAAGACAAATTCCTGCAGACCTTCTGTGGCAGCCCTCTGTACGCATCCCCTGAAATCGTCAATGGGCGGCCGTATAAAGGACCAGAG GTTGACAGCTGGTCCCTTGGCGTTCTCCTCTACATCTTGGTCCATGGAACGATGCCTTTTGATGGACAAGACTACAAGACCCTGGTCAAGCAGATCACCAGTGGGGACTACAGAGAGCCCACCAAGCTATCGG ATGCCAGCGGCCTGATCCGATGGATGCTAATGGTGAACCCAGAGCGCAGAGCCACCATCGAGGACATTGCTAGCCACTGGTGGGTGAACTGGGGCTACAAGGTGCCCATCGGGGAGCAGGAGTCGATGCGGGAGAACGAGTCCCCGCTGGCCACGGTGGCAGACTGGCTCCGGCGCTCCTCCCGGCCTTTGCTCGAGAACAGCTCCAAGGTGCGCTCCTTCTTCAAGCAGCACATCCCTGGCGTCACACTGGAGAGGCAGCGCTCGCTCAAGAAGTCCAAGAAGGAGAACGATGTCTCCCATGCGCTGCAGGAGGTAGCTGCAGTCCCCGACAACCCCTCCAAGTCCATCCTGAAGAGGCCGAAGGGGATCCTGAAGAAAAGGGGTGTCTGTGAACAGAAAGCCCAGGCCCCCATCCCTCAACCAGTGGCTGATGATGCAAGGAGTGAAGAAGGCGAGATGCAGACTGCGGACCTGGTTCATATCCTTTCCTCCAGGACACTTGCCTGCAGAGTGGACGGTGGTACGCCTGCACCGGTGCCCAAGAAGGGAATCCTCAAGAAATCCCAGAAACGTGAGTCTGGGTATTactcttccccagagcactgtgaatCGGAGGAGGTCTTGGACTCGGAGGCCTTGGACCTCAATGCTGATGTCTTCAGCAGTCCCTCTCCTGGCCGTAACCCCGAGGGCCTGCCCCTGCGGAGAAAGGGTATCCTAAAGCACAATGGGAAATACTCTtcctgtggcacagagccagacAGCCGCCTTATCAAGGCCTTTGGGTCCTTTAGTGAGGCACCTCTTCCCAAGCTCCCGCTGGGGTCCCGAGCCCACCCATCCAGTGCCGTGAGCGAGGACAGCATCCTCTCCACGGAGTCCTTTGAGCAACTGGACCTGCCTGACAGGATGccggacagtggcagcagcatgcgtGGCTGCGTCTCTGTGGACAACCTCCTCCGGCTGGAGGAGACGGCGGAGGAGTCGGGGCACAGACTGCGCCGCTGGACGGTGACGCACTGCCAGAGCCCCCTCGGGGAAAGCTGCTTCTCCTTGGCGGACTGTGAGAACGTCACCGAGGTCTACAAGCGGGCTGTGGGCATCAGCATGAAGCTCAGCTGA